A genomic stretch from Caloenas nicobarica isolate bCalNic1 chromosome 3, bCalNic1.hap1, whole genome shotgun sequence includes:
- the LOC135987592 gene encoding protein PET117 homolog, mitochondrial, which produces MSRRARAVLAVSALLSAATVVAVHVQQRRERERLHSGVLRDLERQNQKKENIRLLEEQIALTKQLMEERDKALMEKGSHQS; this is translated from the exons ATGTCGCGGCGGGCCCGGGCGGTGCTGGCTGTCTCCGCGCTGCTCTCCGCCGCCACCGTGGTGGCCGTGCACGTCCAgcagcggcgggagcgggag AGGCTGCACAGTGGAGTTCTCCGAGATCTTGAGCgtcaaaatcagaaaaaggagaatattCGCCTGCTAGAAGAGCAGATTGCTTTGACAAAGCAGCTTATGGAAGAAAGAGACAAGGCACTAATGGAAAAAGGGTCCCACCAGTCCTAG